A single genomic interval of Piliocolobus tephrosceles isolate RC106 chromosome 7, ASM277652v3, whole genome shotgun sequence harbors:
- the LOC111551369 gene encoding 60S ribosomal protein L7, giving the protein MEGAEEKKKKVPAVPETLKKKRRNFAELKIKRLRKKFAQKMLRKARRKLIYEKAKHYHKEYRQMYRTEIRMARMARKAGNFYVPAEPKLAFVIRIRGINGVSPKVRKVLQLLRLRQIFNGTFVKLNKASINMLRIVEPYIAWGYPNLKSVNELIYKRGYGKINKKRIALTDNALIARSLGKYGIICMEDLIHEIYTVGKRFKEANNFLWPFKLSSPRGGMKKKTTHFVEGGDAGNREDQINRLIRRMN; this is encoded by the coding sequence ATGGAGGGTGccgaagagaagaagaagaaggttcCTGCTGTGCCAGAAACCCTTAAGAAAAAGCGAAGGAATTTCGCAGAGCTGAAGATCAAGCGCCTGAGAAAGAAGTTTGCCCAAAAGATGCTtcgaaaggcaaggaggaagctTATCTATGAAAAAGCGAAGCACTATCACAAGGAATATAGGCAGATGTACAGAACTGAAATTCGAATGGCGAGGATGGCAAGAAAAGCTGGCAACTTCTATGTACCTGCTGAACCCAAATTGGCATTTGTCATCAGGATCAGAGGTATCAATGGCGTGAGCCCAAAGGTCCGAAAGGTATTGCAGCTTCTTCGCCTTCGTCAAATCTTCAATGGAACCTTTGTGAAGCTCAACAAGGCTTCGATTAACATGCTGAGGATTGTGGAACCATATATTGCATGGGGGTACCCCAATCTGAAGTCAGTAAATGAGCTAATCTACAAGCGTGGTTATGGCAAAATCAATAAGAAGCGAATTGCTTTGACAGATAATGCTTTGATTGCTCGATCTCTTGGTAAATATGGCATCATCTGCATGGAGGATCTGATTCATGAGATCTATACTGTTGGAAAACGCTTCAAAGAGGCAAATAACTTCCTGTGGCCCTTCAAATTATCTTCTCCACGAGGTGGGATGAAGAAAAAGACCACCCATTTTGTAGAAGGTGGAGATGCTGGCAACAGGGAGGACCAGATCAACAGGCTTATTAGAAGAATGAACTAA